In uncultured Bacteroides sp., one genomic interval encodes:
- a CDS encoding SWIM zinc finger family protein, protein MMTLSEFEEFVPPTIFMRGIDYYNDNAVKNLKETSTGEWKATVEGTKEYSVRISLDGNKISSWFCNCPYDGDICKHIVAVMYAIRKERRKVNLFLSAKESVIVEEMSEKQHQETPDIEKLLSYVDKKKLIAFICQHALTHPDLQEALLQNFAPKKSTGQITIDYNKKIDACFNSSYRNRSSRYGSFEQIDLDEISSKLSIYLDKARFFFEKKSFDDAASIALHIIHSIVNHYDEDNYYNYYDDFFVLEYDCETAGELLLDIAKHPETPQSLKEVILKEIRTITKKKKFCDYPFYNIDELLLNINIYVQTKEGALQLINDLLEEQKDSDNIYGLVNKKINFLYQLNRQEEAETTIKQYLYLSEIREKQVLILIEDKKYSEALSMLDEGIHLAEEKGHHGTVYKWKKQRLGIYIQTNNVPYIIATAKDLFLYKGGNMELYHTLKKYVPIDNWKTFLKKLLEQPASEMHFNISSSVKADIYVEEEDYENLKTFLVKTSNQSLDYMLIYAHHLTQSYSDEMLAIYNNKIQKYAEQNVGRNYYEYIVQVLKKMLEFPKGKEMTNLLVADFRIRYKRRPAMMELLREF, encoded by the coding sequence ATGATGACTTTATCTGAGTTTGAGGAATTTGTGCCACCTACCATATTTATGCGGGGTATAGATTATTATAATGATAATGCTGTAAAAAACCTGAAAGAAACATCAACGGGAGAATGGAAGGCAACCGTTGAAGGTACAAAAGAATACTCTGTCAGAATTTCGTTGGACGGGAACAAAATTTCATCATGGTTTTGTAATTGCCCTTACGATGGGGATATTTGCAAACATATTGTGGCAGTAATGTATGCTATCCGTAAAGAAAGAAGAAAAGTTAATCTATTTTTATCAGCTAAAGAATCAGTTATTGTTGAAGAAATGAGCGAAAAGCAACATCAAGAAACACCTGATATAGAAAAGTTATTATCGTATGTTGATAAGAAGAAACTCATTGCATTTATCTGTCAACATGCACTAACCCATCCAGACCTGCAAGAAGCCCTTCTACAAAACTTTGCTCCTAAAAAGAGTACCGGTCAAATCACAATAGATTACAACAAAAAGATAGATGCATGTTTTAATTCATCCTACCGTAACCGTTCAAGCAGATATGGTTCCTTTGAACAAATAGACCTTGACGAAATATCATCAAAACTATCGATCTATCTTGATAAAGCTCGCTTTTTCTTCGAAAAAAAATCATTTGACGATGCCGCGTCTATTGCTCTCCATATAATCCACAGCATTGTGAACCATTATGATGAAGACAATTATTACAACTATTACGATGATTTTTTTGTGCTTGAATATGATTGCGAAACGGCAGGGGAATTGCTTCTTGATATTGCTAAACACCCTGAAACTCCTCAATCATTGAAAGAAGTTATTCTGAAAGAAATCCGAACAATTACAAAGAAGAAGAAGTTTTGTGATTACCCGTTTTATAACATTGATGAGTTATTATTAAACATCAACATATATGTCCAAACCAAAGAAGGTGCACTGCAGCTGATTAATGATTTACTGGAAGAACAAAAAGACTCCGATAACATCTATGGATTAGTGAATAAAAAAATAAATTTTCTCTATCAGTTAAATCGACAAGAAGAAGCTGAAACTACTATCAAACAATATCTTTATCTTTCCGAAATCAGGGAGAAACAAGTACTGATTCTTATTGAAGACAAAAAATATAGCGAGGCACTGAGTATGCTAGATGAAGGCATTCACTTGGCTGAAGAAAAAGGCCATCATGGTACTGTATATAAATGGAAAAAACAGAGACTAGGAATTTACATACAGACAAACAATGTTCCATATATCATAGCTACTGCTAAGGATTTATTTCTTTATAAAGGCGGAAATATGGAACTTTATCACACGCTTAAAAAATATGTACCTATAGATAATTGGAAGACTTTTTTAAAGAAACTATTGGAACAGCCAGCTTCGGAAATGCATTTTAATATTAGTTCAAGTGTAAAAGCTGATATTTATGTGGAAGAGGAGGATTACGAAAATCTGAAAACTTTTCTTGTAAAGACATCAAACCAGAGTCTGGATTATATGCTAATATACGCTCATCATCTAACACAGAGTTATTCTGATGAGATGCTGGCGATATATAATAACAAAATTCAAAAATATGCAGAACAGAACGTAGGCAGAAACTATTATGAATACATCGTGCAGGTATTAAAAAAAATGCTTGAATTTCCGAAAGGGAAAGAGATGACGAACTTATTAGTAGCCGATTTTAGAATAAGGTACAAACGGCGTCCGGCCATGATGGAACTGCTTCGTGAGTTTTAA